CTCGCGCGGTTGCCGCGTGTTCTCTGCCGGTTATTTCTGCCGTCGGCCACGAGATTGATTTTACGCTGAGTGACTTCGCCGCGGATAAACGCGCAGAGACACCCTCCGCCGCTGCCGAGCTGATCAGCAGTGGTTACCTGGAGATGCTGGACCGGCTCGATCTGGCTCGCGACGGCCTGCATGAGCTGGCAGCCCGTACGCTGGAGCGCCTCGGTCACCGACTGGATGCGGCTGGCTCCGGTCTGGAGCGCCGCCACCCGCAGCCCCGGCTGGAGCAGGCAAGCCTGCGGCTGGATGATTTAAACAACCGCCTTCGCTCAGGCCTGCGGCACATCCTGTCGGATCGCCGGAGTGTATTGAAAGATTCGATACATAAGCTGGCCGCCTACACGCCCGAGTCGGTGCTGCGAGTGGCGGGCGTGGAGCTAAAGGCCGCCCGTGAGCGGACGGAGCGCGCCTCGTCGGTCCAACTGCGTCAAAAGCGAGAGTACTTGAAGCAGCTTCGTACGCGTCTGGAGAACGCCAGCCTGAAAAAGGCGCTCGATCGTGGCTTTGCTGTGGCGCGTGACGAGCGCGGCGAGTTGGTCTGTGCGAAATCCGGGCTCAAGCCCGGTCAGCGGTTGGCGCTCGACTTCAGGGACGGTGAGATCCTCGTCCGTGTCGAGGATATGTAGTTAGATCTAACTACGAAAATAGGGCTTAGCTGGCCACTTTCATCGCATCCCGGACTGCGTCGCGAAGCGTTTCGATACAGTGGGCTTTCTTGCGATAGACCGGGCTCCCCCAGTTGTTGGTTTTTGCTACGACGATCCCGAAGAATCCCTCCGGGGAATATGAGGGATACCAGCCAATGTCCAGCAGGTGCTCGTGCGGGCATTTGATCTGGGCCAGGTCCTCCTTGAGAGCCTCGGTTTGCTTGGACAGAGGCACGTCGTCGTCCAAGTGAAGCCCCCAGTAAATAATGTTTTCCGGTGTGATTCCAAGGGAGTCAGGTGTGACTTTCATAGGTGTGCCGCAGTCAAACAGATGCGTGGGGGTTAGTCTTCGTCGTCAGGGCCGAAGAGCTTCCACGCTCCCAGACCGGCAGCGACGAGGCCACCGATCTTGAGGATGCGCTTACCGCTACGACCGGAAAGTGTCTTGTGCAAAAGGCCGAACGCCAGCGGCTTCAGCAAGGGTAAAGCCTTACGGGCGCCCCAGGCAACTGATCCCGCGACCGCAGCCTTGCGGACCTGCGGCATGATCGTGCGCAAGTGGTATCCAGCCGCCTGCCTTTCGGCACGGAGCCGTTCTTTAAGCACACTTATTCTTTGCTCCTGGCGGCGGATACCAAACATTGCACGTCTTCTTTAAGTTCCTGGCGCGTTTCGTGAAAGGGCATCTCGCTGCGGCGGAATATCCGGCTGAGCCCGAGCGCACAGCCCCCTGCCATGAGCAGGTAGATGAGCATGCACACTCCGAGTGCCAGCAGTCGATAGTCCTGAGGGACGGCCCACACGAGCCCTGCGGTGAAGGCTACTCCTGCCAGTAGCAGGCTGCCACTGCCGACCACCACGAGGGTGAGCACCAGCGCAAGCCGTGCCCGCTCCAGGCGAAATTCCACCGCAAAAAGCTCAAGGCGGGACTCGAGCATATGCAGCAGGGTTTCGGCCAGAGAACTGGCAGCTTGTAGCGATTTCATGGGCAGGGGAAAGGGGTGTTAGTCCCGGAGCAGGCGATCGATGACAACCCCTGCGAGTACGGCGACGCCGAGCGATTTCCACGGATTGTCCTTGATCAGCTTTTCCATGGTTTCGACGGTTTCCTGGCCCTTTTCCTTGGCGGTCTGCCCGTGGGCCTTGAGCTTTTCCAGGCCTTCCTTGAGCTGTGCCTGTACCTGCGCGGCCTTTTCACTGAAAGCTTCCTGGGAAACTTCAGCAGTGTCGGAGGTGAGGGTCTTGGCGTCGTTGATCAGCGTCTTAAGATCGGAGACGAGCTTGTCGCGATCAGCGGCGAGGTCGGTGTCTTTGGCGGCTGTTTTAGTCGGCATGGTTTTATCCGTTTCTAGTTTGAGTTAGTGAGAGAGGGAGGGTGGCGCAGGCGAGCCCGCGGCATCCGCAGAAGAAAGGAAGAGAGAAATCAGATGGCTATCCGTCCCGGTGCAGGCGGCTTACGTGTCAGCAAGATTTCGGTGCTTACAGACATGGGAATAAGTATAGCGGCGTTCGTTTGGGCTGTCAAGGGACCCGCCAAATGATCTGTACCCATTGGCAATTTCTTCCGTGATAGAAACATAAAAAAACTCCCGACCTGAGGCCGGGAGTTTTGAAAGGTGAGCGGATGGATACGCTTAGAGTTCGACGGCTTTGCCAGACTTGGCCGAGGCGTACACGGCGTCGATGATCTTCATCAGCTTGAGGGCCTGATCCGGGGTGTTGATCGGGTCCTCTTTACCCTCAATGGCGAGGACAAAGTTTTCCGCCGAGCGGATGCGGCCCATGTCTTCGCAGACGGGGGTGATGATGTCGCGGTTGACCGAGTTGCCGTTCTCCTGCACGTAGAGTTCGCAGGTGTCGATCGAGGTTTCGTCGACGCCGTCCACGCCGAAGAGGCGCTCAATCTTACCGCCAGCCTGAGAGCCCTGGAAGGTCACGGAGACCTCCTCGCGCTTGATCATCTCAGCCCACGAGACCTGGAGCGTGAGCACCTGGCCGGTCTTAAAGGTGACCATGCCGTGCGCGGCAGCCTCGACATCGTTGACGACGCCTTCGCGGTCCGGGATGCCCCACGGTCCCTTGAAGCCCTTGTCATTGATGAAGTCATCAAAGGTGCGGGCGAGGACGACGGCCGGCTCGGGGAAGCCCATGAAGTACAGGGCCAGGTCGATCATGTGCAGCAGGTCGATCAGAGGGCCGCCGCCGGAGAGTTCGCGCTGGGTGAACCAGCCTCCGAAGCCGGGGATGCCGGTGCGGCGCACCCACTTGGCCTGGGCAGAGTTGATCGTGCCGATGGTGCCGCTGTCGATGTAGCCGCGCAGCGCGAAGGACTCGGGCCGGGCGCGGTTGTTAAAGTTAAACATCAGGCGCTTGCCAGTCTTATCGGCGGCGGCGATCATCTGCTCCACCTCGCCCGCGTTAAGTGCGGGGGGCTTTTCGCAGAAGACGTGCTTACCGGCCTCCAGCATCTGGATGGCCAGCGGCGCGTGAAACTTGTTCGGGACGATGACAGCCACGCCCTCGATCTCGGGGCAGGCTTCAATCATCGCCTCGGGTGAACCGTAGGCGGCGGGGATGGCCCACTCGGCGGCAGCGGCCTTGGCCGCTGCTTCGTTTAGGTCAGCGATGGCGACGATGTCCGCGCCCGCCGCGCGGAAGCCCGCGGCGTGGTACTGGAGCATGCCACCGGCTCCGATGATTCCAATTTTAGTCGGCATGGGTGGTGGGGATGGAGGTTATAAAAGGACTAACAATAAACGTTAGCGGTTCTTGCTGTCGAAGGCGGCGTCAAAGGCCACGCCCGAGGGCTTGAAGTCGATGCGCTTGACGAACTCGCAGGATTCCCTGGCGCCGTGGAGACGGTCCATGCGGATGTCTTCCCACTCGACCGAGAGCGGGCCCTGGTAGTTGATGTCGTTGAGCGCGACGATGATTTCCTCGAAGTTGATGTCCCCGTGGCCGAGGGAGCGGAAGTCCCAGTAACGGCGCGGATCGCCAAACTCGGTGTGCCCGCCGAAGACACCGACGGTGCCGTCGCCGTGGCCCCACCAGGCGTCCTTCATGTGGACGTGGTAGATGCGGTCCTTAAAGCGGCGGATGAACTTCACGTAGTCCACGCCCTGATAGCCGAGGTGGGAGGGGTCGAAGTTAAAGCCGAAGGTCTCGCGGTTATCGAGGGCGGCCAGGGCGCGCTCGGAGGAGACGATGTCAAAGGCGATTTCGGTGGGGTGCACTTCCAGGGCAAACTTGACCTTGCACTTGTCGAACTCGTCGAGGATGGGGTTCCACATGTGGGCGAAGTACTTGTAGCCCTCGTCAATCATGCTGGCGGAGACCGGCGGGAAGGAGTACAGCAGGTGCCAGATGGAGGAGCCCACGAAGCCGTTCACGACCTCGACGCCCATGTTCTTGGCGGCCTTGGCAGTGGCCTTCATCGCGCTGACGGCCCACTCGCGCTTCTTCTCGGCATTACCGGCGCACTTGGCGGGGGCGAAGCCATCGGAGCGGGCGTCGTCGTTGAGGTCGCACACGAGCTGCCCGGCCAGGTGGTTGGAGATCGCAAAGCAATCCAGCTTGTTGCGCTTGAGCATGGCGCGCTTCTGGGCGCAGTACTTTTTGTCCTTGGCGGCCTTGAATACGTCGAAGTGGTCGCCCCAGCAGGCCAGCTCCAGGCCGTTGTAGCCCATCTCGCTGGCGGCTTTGGCAAGCTTGGTTAAGGGAAGGTCGGCCCACTGGCCGGTGAAAAGGGTGACGGGTCGGGACATGCTCAGGGTGTGTTTAGCGGGTTACTGATGGGTAATTAAGGCATTTTTTGTGAAACAGGAGAAGGGGGGATGGCAAACGATTTTACAGCTGGTACGCAGAAATATGCTCTTGAGGCATGATTTTTTGTCTGCGCAGTTCCCTTTTTAATAGCCCTTACGAGTAGAGCGTGAAGTCGTTTTGCCCTTCGGGAAATGACCATGCGGCCGATAGTAGATGTATATGAGCTACCGACGCCTGTATTTACATGCGGCAGTTGGCGGTTGCCATGTGAGGAGTGCTCTAGTTGAGTGCCCCTCTCCTCAATCCCGGATATGACCCCCGAATCCAAAAAACGCCTGATATGGATCCTGCTGGCCATGGCCATGGTGGTGATCGTCGCAGTGGCTGCGGCGGGCCCGCTGCTGCGTGTTTACCGTGAGTATCAGGCGAGGGAGAGTGTTGCTGAGGCAAACACCCTGCTGGCGGACAACGACCTTGAAGAGGCTCTCGAGGCGGCCCGCGAAGCCTATGTCGCCGACCCGGACAGCCCGGATGTCGTGCGCACGGTCGCGATGGTGTATAACAAGCTGGACCCTCGCCAGGCCGAGGCGTTCTGGCGCAAGTGCTTCGAGCTCACCGACGACAACACCGATCTGGGGAATTGGGTTTCCGCTGCTATCAAGGCGGGTGAGTTTGATTCCGCCCGCTTGGGGCTGGAAAAAATGAAGCAGCGTGGGCTGACCGGCTCGGCCTATCATCTCTATCTCGGGCAGGTGCTTCTGCATGATCAGGACTTGAACGGTGCCCTGATGGAGGGTCGCCAGGCGCTGGCGGCAGACTTGCCCGATGAGCGGGCGCATTTCTTCTTCGTCCAGCTGACGCAGCTTTCGGATGATCCGGAGTTGCGACAGGAGGGGCTAGACTATCTTTGGGGGCTGGCACGCCAGCGAGATCGCCTTGGGCTGCATGCCCTGCGTAACCTCGCCAACTCCGGGCTCATTGATAACGATGACCGGCTGGAGCTCATCCGTCTCTTGGAGGCGCACCCGCTAGCTGATCGCGAAGACCGGCTGCTCTGTTTACAACTGGGGTACGAGGTCTCAGATGCTAATGCGGAGCGAAACCTCGACCGGGCCGAGGAGTTCTTTGATCTGGATAATCCGCTGGATTTGATCCGGCTCGGTCGTTGGCTCAACCGCCAGGGGCGCTACACCCAGACGCTTGAGGTGATCCCTGCCGAGGAGGCATTTTCCCGCAAGGACCTGTTTTTGATCCGCATGGACGCGATGGCGCAGTTGGGGCAGTGGCGGCAGTTGGAGGACCAGCTTCGACGTTCCGGTGCCCCCCTCGACGAGTTTTTGCGTCAGCTCTTTCTCGCGCGTGCGTACTTTGAGACCGGTAGTGACAGCTCTGGAGAGATTGCCTGGGACCGGGCTGTGCTTGAGGCTTCACGGGATGCGCAGAAGCTCTGGTACCTCGTCCAGTACGCCCGCCAGCTCAACTTCGACGATGAAGCAGCCGCCGCCCTGTGGAAGCTGACTGACTATCCGGCGCATCGGCAGCGAGCCTGTGAGGAGCTGGTTCAGCTCTACCAGCTCGAGTATGATGCGCGGGGTATGCAGAAAGTGCTCCGCCTCATGGTAAATAGCTATCCGGATAACCTGTCGGCGTTGAACGACTGGGCCTACGTTAATCTGTTGCTGCAGGAGCAGGAGCCGGCTGCGCTCCGGGCAGCGCAAAAGGTGGTGCTCGAAAGTCGTCACCCCTACCTCTCGCACTACGTCACGCTCGCTCTGGCCTACTACCGGATGGGGGACTTTCAGAAGGCGTTCGAGACCCTGGAGCCGTTGCAGGTTAACTGGCTGACCGCTCCGCCCAAGTGGCGTGTCGTCTATGCGGCGATTCTCCGTGCCAATGGAGACATCGCATCGGCTCGTCAGCTCCTGCAGGGGGTTGATCCAGCTGACCTGCTCCCGGAGGAGATTGCGCTGGTGCAGGGAGAGGATGCCAAGTCCTAGGCGTTTTTTGTCGGGTTGCCGGCATATAATG
This genomic interval from Ruficoccus sp. ZRK36 contains the following:
- the xseA gene encoding exodeoxyribonuclease VII large subunit, with the protein product MALDLTTPHDDAILSVGDFTRQVKELLESNLPPCWVRGEISNLRRQQSGHVYFTLKDSRSQLSCVLFRGDAMRQRAELRDGLQVVVYGQVSVYEPRGTHQLICRVVMEDGAGRLQQEFERLKQKLSAEGLFDAERKRPLPSLPRAVGFVTSPTGAAIRDFLSILARRGWRGRIVVIPAQVQGNGAAEQIVAGIEAAQRVDGLDLLVVGRGGGSLEDLWCFNEEIVARAVAACSLPVISAVGHEIDFTLSDFAADKRAETPSAAAELISSGYLEMLDRLDLARDGLHELAARTLERLGHRLDAAGSGLERRHPQPRLEQASLRLDDLNNRLRSGLRHILSDRRSVLKDSIHKLAAYTPESVLRVAGVELKAARERTERASSVQLRQKREYLKQLRTRLENASLKKALDRGFAVARDERGELVCAKSGLKPGQRLALDFRDGEILVRVEDM
- a CDS encoding phage holin family protein, with amino-acid sequence MKSLQAASSLAETLLHMLESRLELFAVEFRLERARLALVLTLVVVGSGSLLLAGVAFTAGLVWAVPQDYRLLALGVCMLIYLLMAGGCALGLSRIFRRSEMPFHETRQELKEDVQCLVSAARSKE
- a CDS encoding Gfo/Idh/MocA family oxidoreductase — protein: MPTKIGIIGAGGMLQYHAAGFRAAGADIVAIADLNEAAAKAAAAEWAIPAAYGSPEAMIEACPEIEGVAVIVPNKFHAPLAIQMLEAGKHVFCEKPPALNAGEVEQMIAAADKTGKRLMFNFNNRARPESFALRGYIDSGTIGTINSAQAKWVRRTGIPGFGGWFTQRELSGGGPLIDLLHMIDLALYFMGFPEPAVVLARTFDDFINDKGFKGPWGIPDREGVVNDVEAAAHGMVTFKTGQVLTLQVSWAEMIKREEVSVTFQGSQAGGKIERLFGVDGVDETSIDTCELYVQENGNSVNRDIITPVCEDMGRIRSAENFVLAIEGKEDPINTPDQALKLMKIIDAVYASAKSGKAVEL
- a CDS encoding sugar phosphate isomerase/epimerase, with translation MSRPVTLFTGQWADLPLTKLAKAASEMGYNGLELACWGDHFDVFKAAKDKKYCAQKRAMLKRNKLDCFAISNHLAGQLVCDLNDDARSDGFAPAKCAGNAEKKREWAVSAMKATAKAAKNMGVEVVNGFVGSSIWHLLYSFPPVSASMIDEGYKYFAHMWNPILDEFDKCKVKFALEVHPTEIAFDIVSSERALAALDNRETFGFNFDPSHLGYQGVDYVKFIRRFKDRIYHVHMKDAWWGHGDGTVGVFGGHTEFGDPRRYWDFRSLGHGDINFEEIIVALNDINYQGPLSVEWEDIRMDRLHGARESCEFVKRIDFKPSGVAFDAAFDSKNR